One window from the genome of Babylonia areolata isolate BAREFJ2019XMU chromosome 11, ASM4173473v1, whole genome shotgun sequence encodes:
- the LOC143287607 gene encoding uncharacterized protein LOC143287607 isoform X2 has protein sequence MAEEAETADLCSRKVTDSCPSGHELIRCRYVEGFRCRQCGPLFFQPNENRHKDRCRLRRVCQKPHMRYKDHGSTTRDADCKCDAGFHFENVDQRACVPNRYCSKGYGQGEYGVCVKCLDQNMYSDTNDRKHQCKPLTNCEKHSRCTLVKSNGTFDNVCGPKVRDTKSCDEPQPAAAHQTGDPRLLMMAGGVAAAVLFVVIVLIVIFIVRRSRLRRRDRRSERPLSQDQLEDLRVKVLEDCGQDGALCKKVLSKSVFVVEERVERQIWTLAQELYRSHPVQGRYELIVEKYKESQPKYAVNGYLQEWKSWRGENQEAVAELFRCLRQCKRDDIVYEICNGLRHDVDFEPDTDTLEDEEGGTCRAKPTFRDDLREVFCPCVGRGREEKKAAVKGKAVIPDKELQKDQEACGKLLDLSSSREPEGDVYSAGSVYRSRPCPSAPVLEDSHGPDDVLFSEAQLALYRQYSQPVQATT, from the exons GTCACGAGCTGATCCGGTGTCGCTACGTGGAGGGTTTCCGCTGTCGACAGTGTGGTCCCTTGTTCTTCCAGCCCAACGAGAACCGGCACAAGGACAGGTGTCGGCTGAG gcGGGTGTGCCAGAAGCCCCATATGCGCTACAAGGACCACGGGTCCACCACGCGTGACGCGGACTGTAAGTGCGACGCAGGATTCCACTTTGAGAACGTGGATCAGCGGGCATGTGTGCCCAACAGATACTGCAGCAAGGGCTATGGACAGGGAGAGTACG gtgtgtgtgtcaagtgccTCGACCAGAACATGTACTCCGACACCAACGACAGGAAACACCAGTGCAAACCTCTGACGAA ctgTGAGAAGCACAGTCGCTGTACCCTGGTCAAAAGCAACGGGACTTTCGACAACGTGTGTGGACCCAAAGTGAGAG aCACCAAGTCCTGTGACGAACCCCAACCCGCGGCGGCCCACCAGACCGGGGACCCCAGGCTGCTCATGATGGCCGGGGGGGTGGCGGCGGCCGTgctcttcgtcgtcatcgtcctcatcgtcatcttcatcgtgcGGCGGAGCAGGCTGAGGCGGCGGGACAGGCGGAGTGAGCGGCCCCTGTCCCAGGACCAGCTGGAGGATCTGAGGGTGAAGGTGCTGGAGGACTGTGGGCAGGACGGGGCTCTGTGCAAGAAAG TGCTGTCCAAGTCGGTGTttgtggtggaggagagggtggaacgACAGATCTGGACGCTGGCTCAGGAACTCTACCGCTCCCATCCCGTGCAGGGCCGATACGAACTGATTGTGGAGAAGTATAAAG AGAGCCAGCCCAAGTACGCGGTGAACGGCTACCTGCAGGAGTGGAAGTCGTGGCGCGGAGAGAACCAGGAGGCAGTGGCTGAGCTGTTCCGTTGCCTGCGTCAGTGCAAGAGGGACGACATTGTGTATGAGATCTGTAACGGCCTCCGACATGACGTGG ATTTcgagccagacacagacaccctggaggatgaggaggggggaacGTGCAGGGCCAAGCCGACCTTCAGGGACGACCTGCGGGAGGTGTTCTGCccctgtgtggggagggggagggaggagaagaaggctgCAGTGAAGGGCAAGGCGGTGATTCCGGACAAAGAGCTGCAGAAAGACCAAGAGGCGTGCGGCAAGCTGCTGGACTTGTCGTCGTCACGGGAACCAGAGGGGGACGTGTACTCTGCGGGCAGCGTGTACCGCTCTCGCCCCTGCCCCAGTGCCCCCGTGTTGGAGGACAGTCACGGTCCGGATGACGTGCTGTTCTCTGAGGCCCAGCTGGCTCTGTACCGACAGTACTCCCAACCTGTTCAGGCCACCACGTAG
- the LOC143287607 gene encoding uncharacterized protein LOC143287607 isoform X1, which translates to MMPGFYYESNMAEEAETADLCSRKVTDSCPSGHELIRCRYVEGFRCRQCGPLFFQPNENRHKDRCRLRRVCQKPHMRYKDHGSTTRDADCKCDAGFHFENVDQRACVPNRYCSKGYGQGEYGVCVKCLDQNMYSDTNDRKHQCKPLTNCEKHSRCTLVKSNGTFDNVCGPKVRDTKSCDEPQPAAAHQTGDPRLLMMAGGVAAAVLFVVIVLIVIFIVRRSRLRRRDRRSERPLSQDQLEDLRVKVLEDCGQDGALCKKVLSKSVFVVEERVERQIWTLAQELYRSHPVQGRYELIVEKYKESQPKYAVNGYLQEWKSWRGENQEAVAELFRCLRQCKRDDIVYEICNGLRHDVDFEPDTDTLEDEEGGTCRAKPTFRDDLREVFCPCVGRGREEKKAAVKGKAVIPDKELQKDQEACGKLLDLSSSREPEGDVYSAGSVYRSRPCPSAPVLEDSHGPDDVLFSEAQLALYRQYSQPVQATT; encoded by the exons GTCACGAGCTGATCCGGTGTCGCTACGTGGAGGGTTTCCGCTGTCGACAGTGTGGTCCCTTGTTCTTCCAGCCCAACGAGAACCGGCACAAGGACAGGTGTCGGCTGAG gcGGGTGTGCCAGAAGCCCCATATGCGCTACAAGGACCACGGGTCCACCACGCGTGACGCGGACTGTAAGTGCGACGCAGGATTCCACTTTGAGAACGTGGATCAGCGGGCATGTGTGCCCAACAGATACTGCAGCAAGGGCTATGGACAGGGAGAGTACG gtgtgtgtgtcaagtgccTCGACCAGAACATGTACTCCGACACCAACGACAGGAAACACCAGTGCAAACCTCTGACGAA ctgTGAGAAGCACAGTCGCTGTACCCTGGTCAAAAGCAACGGGACTTTCGACAACGTGTGTGGACCCAAAGTGAGAG aCACCAAGTCCTGTGACGAACCCCAACCCGCGGCGGCCCACCAGACCGGGGACCCCAGGCTGCTCATGATGGCCGGGGGGGTGGCGGCGGCCGTgctcttcgtcgtcatcgtcctcatcgtcatcttcatcgtgcGGCGGAGCAGGCTGAGGCGGCGGGACAGGCGGAGTGAGCGGCCCCTGTCCCAGGACCAGCTGGAGGATCTGAGGGTGAAGGTGCTGGAGGACTGTGGGCAGGACGGGGCTCTGTGCAAGAAAG TGCTGTCCAAGTCGGTGTttgtggtggaggagagggtggaacgACAGATCTGGACGCTGGCTCAGGAACTCTACCGCTCCCATCCCGTGCAGGGCCGATACGAACTGATTGTGGAGAAGTATAAAG AGAGCCAGCCCAAGTACGCGGTGAACGGCTACCTGCAGGAGTGGAAGTCGTGGCGCGGAGAGAACCAGGAGGCAGTGGCTGAGCTGTTCCGTTGCCTGCGTCAGTGCAAGAGGGACGACATTGTGTATGAGATCTGTAACGGCCTCCGACATGACGTGG ATTTcgagccagacacagacaccctggaggatgaggaggggggaacGTGCAGGGCCAAGCCGACCTTCAGGGACGACCTGCGGGAGGTGTTCTGCccctgtgtggggagggggagggaggagaagaaggctgCAGTGAAGGGCAAGGCGGTGATTCCGGACAAAGAGCTGCAGAAAGACCAAGAGGCGTGCGGCAAGCTGCTGGACTTGTCGTCGTCACGGGAACCAGAGGGGGACGTGTACTCTGCGGGCAGCGTGTACCGCTCTCGCCCCTGCCCCAGTGCCCCCGTGTTGGAGGACAGTCACGGTCCGGATGACGTGCTGTTCTCTGAGGCCCAGCTGGCTCTGTACCGACAGTACTCCCAACCTGTTCAGGCCACCACGTAG